The DNA sequence TGCCACTAAGCCGTGTACCGCCCCACCCCTCGACACACATGCCACTAAGCCGTGTACCGCCCCACCCCTCGACACACATGCCACTAAGCCGTGTACCGCCCCACCCCTCGACACACATGCCACTAAGCCGTGTACCGCCCCATCCCTCGACACACATGCCACTAAGCCGTGTACCGCCCTACCCCTCGACACACATGCCACTAAGCCGTGTACCACCCCACCCCTCGACACACATGCCACTAAGCCGTGTACCCCCCCACCCCTCGACACACATGTCACTAAGCCGTGTACCGCCCCACCCCTCGACACACATGCCACTAAGCCGTGTACCGCCCCACCCCTCGACACACATGCCACTAAGCCGTGTACCACCCCACCCCTCGACACACATGCCACTAAGCCGTGTACCACCCCACCCCTCGACACACATGCCACTAAGCCGTGTACCACCCCACCCCTCGACACACATGCACGAGCGCATAAAATTATGTCAGTGGCATATAACTACTATATGTGATTTCACTTCTTTTTCAC is a window from the Ostrea edulis chromosome 5, xbOstEdul1.1, whole genome shotgun sequence genome containing:
- the LOC130054937 gene encoding salivary glue protein Sgs-3-like — translated: MANPPRHLRLPFLRLQLAEAQPTCTNKSCPTTKPCTTPPLDTHATKPCTAPSLDTHATKPCTAPSLDTHATKPCTAPPLDTHATKPCTAPSLDTHATKPCTAPPLDTHATKPCTAPSLDTHATKPCTAPPLDTHATKPCTAPPLDTHATKPCTAPPLDTHATKPCTAPPLDTHATKPCTAPPLDTHATKPCTAPSLDTHATKPCTALPLDTHATKPCTTPPLDTHATKPCTPPPLDTHVTKPCTAPPLDTHATKPCTAPPLDTHATKPCTTPPLDTHATKPCTTPPLDTHATKPCTTPPLDTHARAHKIMSVAYNYYM